Proteins found in one Hypomesus transpacificus isolate Combined female chromosome 20, fHypTra1, whole genome shotgun sequence genomic segment:
- the mpzl1l gene encoding myelin protein zero-like 1 like isoform X3 produces MELRLTNLACRVLLCGFTLSVLFGTPPSAAIDVYTPPELLVENGTTGVLRCSFRSREVISSQASVAWNFRPHGADPSNSGISIFYYSAGKEFQGSLPQFVDRIKWVGDLNKKDVSVQLLQAQFNDNGTYLCDVKNPPDISGSPSRTELKVVMKESLPLTSTGVIVGAVFGAVIGLILIALVTCLIIKRHQTQHDYEGCTSVESMSSRAARPGKKPASSSEGSRCSSPSAPLQGPVIYAQLDHSGSQNPNSFHKMEPVVYADIRKN; encoded by the exons ATGGAGCTCAGACTGACAAACCTAGCATGTAGAGTTTTACTATGTGGATTTACGTTAAGTGTTCTTTTTG GTACGCCTCCCAGTGCAGCAATAGACGTGTACACCCCTCCAGAGCTGCTGGTGGAGAACGGCACCACAGGGGTCCTCAGGTGCTCCTTCAGATCTCGGGAGGTGATCAGCAGCCAGGCGTCGGTCGCTTGGAACTTCCGTCCGCACGGAGCAGATCCCTCCAACTCAGGAATTTCG ATATTCTACTACAGTGCTGGGAAGGAGTTCCAGGGAAGCTTGCCCCAGTTTGTAGATAGAATCAAGTGGGTGGGAGACCTGAACAAGAAGGATGTCTCCGTCCAGCTGCTGCAGGCTCAGTTCAACGACAACGGCACCTACTTATGTGACGTGAAGAACCCTCCCGACATATCAGGCTCGCCCTCTCGCACGGAGCTGAAAGTCGTTATGAAAG AGTCCCTCCCTCTGACCAGTACAGGTGTCATAGTGGGGGCTGTGTTCGGTGCTGTCATTGGTCTCATCCTTATCGCCTTGGTTACCTGCCTGATCATTAAGAGGCACCAAACCCAACATGACTACGAGGG ctgCACGTCTGTGGAGAGTATGAGCTCCCGCGCGGCGCGCCCGGGGAAGAAGCCGGCATCAAGCTCAGAGGGTTCACGTTGCAGCAGCCCCTCTGCCCCGCTGCAG ggCCCGGTGATCTACGCCCAGTTAGACCACTCAGGAAGCCAGAACCCCAACTCCTTCCACAAGATGGAGCCAGTGGTCTATGCTGACATCCGGAAAAACTAG
- the anapc13 gene encoding anaphase-promoting complex subunit 13 has product MDSEVQRDGRVLDLTDDAWREDRLPYEDVTIPLSELPEAEQDNGGSTESVKEQEMKWSDLALQSLHENTPNSGT; this is encoded by the exons ATGGACAGTGAAGTTCAGAGAGACGGCAGGGTCCTGGACCTTACAGACGATGCTTGGAGAGAAGATCGTCTACCTTATGAAGATGTGACCATCCCACTG AGTGAACTACCTGAGGCAGAACAAGACAACGGAGGATCGACGGAGTCTGTGAAAGAACAAGAGATGAAGTGGTCGGATCTAGCTCTGCAAAGTCTGCATGAAAACACACCCAACTCCGGAACTTAG
- the mpzl1l gene encoding myelin protein zero-like 1 like isoform X2: MELRLTNLACRVLLCGFTLSVLFGTPPSAAIDVYTPPELLVENGTTGVLRCSFRSREVISSQASVAWNFRPHGADPSNSGISIFYYSAGKEFQGSLPQFVDRIKWVGDLNKKDVSVQLLQAQFNDNGTYLCDVKNPPDISGSPSRTELKVVMKESLPLTSTGVIVGAVFGAVIGLILIALVTCLIIKRHQTQHDYEGCTSVESMSSRAARPGKKPASSSEGSRCSSPSAPLQVGAGPVIYAQLDHSGSQNPNSFHKMEPVVYADIRKN, from the exons ATGGAGCTCAGACTGACAAACCTAGCATGTAGAGTTTTACTATGTGGATTTACGTTAAGTGTTCTTTTTG GTACGCCTCCCAGTGCAGCAATAGACGTGTACACCCCTCCAGAGCTGCTGGTGGAGAACGGCACCACAGGGGTCCTCAGGTGCTCCTTCAGATCTCGGGAGGTGATCAGCAGCCAGGCGTCGGTCGCTTGGAACTTCCGTCCGCACGGAGCAGATCCCTCCAACTCAGGAATTTCG ATATTCTACTACAGTGCTGGGAAGGAGTTCCAGGGAAGCTTGCCCCAGTTTGTAGATAGAATCAAGTGGGTGGGAGACCTGAACAAGAAGGATGTCTCCGTCCAGCTGCTGCAGGCTCAGTTCAACGACAACGGCACCTACTTATGTGACGTGAAGAACCCTCCCGACATATCAGGCTCGCCCTCTCGCACGGAGCTGAAAGTCGTTATGAAAG AGTCCCTCCCTCTGACCAGTACAGGTGTCATAGTGGGGGCTGTGTTCGGTGCTGTCATTGGTCTCATCCTTATCGCCTTGGTTACCTGCCTGATCATTAAGAGGCACCAAACCCAACATGACTACGAGGG ctgCACGTCTGTGGAGAGTATGAGCTCCCGCGCGGCGCGCCCGGGGAAGAAGCCGGCATCAAGCTCAGAGGGTTCACGTTGCAGCAGCCCCTCTGCCCCGCTGCAGGTAGGAGCT ggCCCGGTGATCTACGCCCAGTTAGACCACTCAGGAAGCCAGAACCCCAACTCCTTCCACAAGATGGAGCCAGTGGTCTATGCTGACATCCGGAAAAACTAG
- the sc5d gene encoding lathosterol oxidase, translating to MDLVLKVSDHYVLTPYVYPSSWPEDGALRQLISLLLVTNLGAAVLYLGLGGLSFFFIFDHKLMKHPQFLENQVLREIKYAITSLPVISIPTVALFFAEVRGYSKLYDNVNESPLGWPGVLFSMISFLLFTDMCIYWIHRFLHHKRIYKNFHKPHHVWKIPTPFASHAFHPVDGFLQGLPYHIYPFLFPLHKVLYLGLYLFVNIWTVSIHDGDYRVPRLLQEVVNGSAHHTDHHLFFDYNYGQYFTLWDRLGGSYRQPSALLGKGPHDLIRKLMVEGKLSANTDKVNGCANADSHMKESMPRCKTE from the exons ATGGATCTGGTGCTCAAAGTATCCGACCACTACGTCCTTACCCCGTATGTGTACCCGTCGTCCTGGCCCGAGGACGGGGCGCTGCGCCAGTTGATCAGCCTTCTGCTGGTGACCAACCTGGGGGCCGCTGTGCTGTACCTGGGACTGGGCGGGCTAAGCTTCTTCTTCATCTTCGACCACAAACTCATGAAACATCCACAGTTTCTGGAA AACCAGGTATTGAGGGAGATCAAATACGCCataacatcacttcctgtgatcAGTATTCCCACAGTAGCCTTGTTCTTTGCAGAAGTCAGAGGTTATAGCAAACTGTACGACAACGTCAACGAATCTCCCCTGG gctgGCCTGGCGTGTTATTCAGCATGATATCTTTCCTTTTATTTACTGATATGTGTATCTATTGGATTCACCGGTTCCTGCATCACAAACGGATTTACAAG AACTTCCACAAGCCGCACCACGTGTGGAAGATCCCCACGCCCTTCGCCAGCCACGCCTTCCACCCGGTGGATGGCTTCCTCCAGGGCCTACCCTACCACATCtaccccttcctcttccccctaCACAAGGTGCTGTACCTGGGCCTCTACCTCTTCGTCAACATCTGGACCGTGTCCATCCACGATGGGGACTACCGCGTGCCCCGCCTCCTCCAGGAGGTGGTGAACGGCTCCGCCCACCACACTGACCACCACCTGTTCTTTGACTATAACTACGGCCAGTACTTCACCCTGTGGGACCGGCTAGGGGGCTCCTACCGccagccctcagccctcctGGGCAAGGGCCCCCATGACCTCATACGCAAGCTGATGGTGGAAGGGAAGCTAAGCGCTAACACAGATAAAGTTAATGGGTGCGCTAATGCTGATAGCCACATGAAAGAAAGTATGCCAAGATGTAAGACGGAGTAG
- the mpzl1l gene encoding myelin protein zero-like 1 like isoform X1: MELRLTNLACRVLLCGFTLSVLFGTPPSAAIDVYTPPELLVENGTTGVLRCSFRSREVISSQASVAWNFRPHGADPSNSGISIFYYSAGKEFQGSLPQFVDRIKWVGDLNKKDVSVQLLQAQFNDNGTYLCDVKNPPDISGSPSRTELKVVMKESLPLTSTGVIVGAVFGAVIGLILIALVTCLIIKRHQTQHDYEGCTSVESMSSRAARPGKKPASSSEGSRCSSPSAPLQVGAVSHPATQGHQGVCAPLQGVNTQGHQGSVHPYRGSTPRDTRGLCTLTGGQHPGTPGACAPLQGVNTQGHQGSVHPYRGSTPRDTRGLCTLTGVNTQGHQGPVHPHRGSTPRDTRGSVHPYRG, encoded by the exons ATGGAGCTCAGACTGACAAACCTAGCATGTAGAGTTTTACTATGTGGATTTACGTTAAGTGTTCTTTTTG GTACGCCTCCCAGTGCAGCAATAGACGTGTACACCCCTCCAGAGCTGCTGGTGGAGAACGGCACCACAGGGGTCCTCAGGTGCTCCTTCAGATCTCGGGAGGTGATCAGCAGCCAGGCGTCGGTCGCTTGGAACTTCCGTCCGCACGGAGCAGATCCCTCCAACTCAGGAATTTCG ATATTCTACTACAGTGCTGGGAAGGAGTTCCAGGGAAGCTTGCCCCAGTTTGTAGATAGAATCAAGTGGGTGGGAGACCTGAACAAGAAGGATGTCTCCGTCCAGCTGCTGCAGGCTCAGTTCAACGACAACGGCACCTACTTATGTGACGTGAAGAACCCTCCCGACATATCAGGCTCGCCCTCTCGCACGGAGCTGAAAGTCGTTATGAAAG AGTCCCTCCCTCTGACCAGTACAGGTGTCATAGTGGGGGCTGTGTTCGGTGCTGTCATTGGTCTCATCCTTATCGCCTTGGTTACCTGCCTGATCATTAAGAGGCACCAAACCCAACATGACTACGAGGG ctgCACGTCTGTGGAGAGTATGAGCTCCCGCGCGGCGCGCCCGGGGAAGAAGCCGGCATCAAGCTCAGAGGGTTCACGTTGCAGCAGCCCCTCTGCCCCGCTGCAGGTAGGAGCTGTGAGTCACCCCGCCACCCAGGGACACCAGGGG GTCTGTGCACCCTTACAGGGGGTCAACACCCAGGGACACCAGGGGTCTGTGCACCCTTACAGGGGGTCAACACCCAGGGACACCAGGGGTCTGTGCACCCTTACAGGGGGTCAACACCCAGGGACACCAGGGGCCTGTGCACCCTTACAGGGGGTCAACACCCAGGGACACCAGGGGTCTGTGCACCCTTACAGGGGGTCAACACCCAGGGACACCAGGGGCCTGTGCACCCTTACAGGGGTCAACACCCAGGGACACCAGGGGCCTGTGCACCCTCACAGGGGGTCAACACCCAGGGACACCAGGGGGTCTGTGCACCCTTACAGGGGGTGA